The Venturia canescens isolate UGA chromosome 7, ASM1945775v1, whole genome shotgun sequence genome segment TCCGCAAGCGTCATTGGTATAAGTAGTGCTCCAGCCGGCAACGATGCCCAAAACTCCGACGATTATGACAACCGTCGATGGCGCAACGACCGTGACACCGGCGTTCTTCAGTATGATTTCCATGTAAAAAGCCATCGTCCAAAGACCGCTCAGTTGTACGAGGATGTATACGACGTTGACGAGCATTATTGCCTTGCGATTAACGGGCTGAGCGATCTCACGAAATTTGTCCATGTACGTGACGCTCCCCTTGAACGCTGTGAATTGTTTAATTGTTTCCAACTCTTCGCTCATGTCCACACCCCGGTTGTACCACTCCAAGGAAGCCTTCGCTTGCTCGTTCCGTCCTTTGAGCACCAAATAATGAGGTGACTCGGGCTTTATGTAGAACGATCCGATAAACAGAAGATTTGGCACTAAGCTGACGCACGAAAAGATCCACATCGGTGTATAAGCACCGACAATGTTACCGAGAACGTTACCGACTGGTAAGCCCTGCGTTATCAAACCCACCAACGAACCACGTATGCTGGGATCCGATATCTCACCGATGTACAATGGGAATGTCGAGTAATACATTCCCATTCCAAGACCACTGAGTATACGCGATACGTAAACCAAAACTATACTATTTGCCATCAAGAGACACGCCCAACCGAGCACCAATGGTACAGCGCAGTAAAGGCACGATGCTTTCGTACCAAATTGATCGACACTCAGCACACCGAACATCGCACCGATTATGCGTCCCAGTCCTATTATCGCCGCTACCCAAGACGCCTCTGCATCCGTTGCTGCTAATTCGGAGTCAGGACCAGCGAACTTTGCCAGATACGGTGACGACCATCCACCGATCATCCCGACCACGATCGACAGCATGAACACTGCGCataaatttacatttaatCCTCATTCCAAGATTGTGCTCGTTGCCTCGACCGATAATCGTATCACAATCACTCGCTACTTCATTTAATTAATAACACAGCTCATTATCATTCAGGATTTTTGGCACTAAAATTatttggaggaaaaaagtattattttTGAATGACTTTGTTTGCCAGATGTTGGGAACGACCAGTTGCTTTTGCtttcaaaagtatttttatgtCCATTTttgattgtattttttttttttcacatctttGCACGTCGAATAGTTATCGCTACCGTTGTATACGGGATTCGATGCCCAATTTGACGGGGCACTCGACCGttgagttatttttttcaataggcAATTGAAATTCAACAATTGCCTGTCATCATCCGGTATCAAAGAGCAACATGCAATTATGAGTTCTTGGCAATGCTTTGCTTGTTAAGAGCAGGGTCAAGTTCGAACCGTATATAAATGACTGATGAATGAGCCACTTTTCACAGACAGATCGAGACTCTGATAACAATATTTTCCATAAAGCGATATCGATCTTCGTTCATGATTCCCGTCTCGTTGACAAACTACAATTAACTCTTATCTCAATTCGTTTGGAatcgttgaaaatgttttttaaattagCCATCCAAGTTTATCATGATAAAGATAGTGACCCCGTCGCCTGTCGAATCGATCATTGGCACACAACAGATTGagatctttgaaaaaatgcatGTCGAAGAAAAAGCAATTATCGGTTATCCATGTTGACCCAATACTCATTTGTGAAATGATGCTTATTGAAAACCATAAAAgagtttgggtttgtttgagtGACTTGACTTTGGGAACTTGAATCGATTCTGATGGGCACAAATGCTTAACGTTTGCCAAATTGATATTAATCTCTGGTCTCATGCATGCTGACGTTTCTTCAAACGATACGTTCACGATACTTCTACAACCTTTGATCGCATTCCGTTGCATTGTGCAAAACAGTGATATGAAAAATACGATGTTTGCGAATTAAAGCacaaaaaaaagggagaaatgtGAGTAGCGTATTTACCGTCGACTGCTGCGAGCCATTGAGGCCAAACGACCGACCACCTCGAGGGCTTTGGTACTTCCGAAATGGTCGAGGCCATTTAAATGAATTTGCGCCAATCGAGGTTAACGATGACTCCGAGCGCTCTCCGATCACTTTCTCGATGAGCGAGAGATGAGACTCGTTATCAGAATTCCAATGCCACGCGTGCCAGCAACCCCTCTCCGTCGATCTTTAAGTTTGAATCTGAGAAGGAATGTGTCGAGTGAGTGCTACATTCGCTcctacttttttcattcctccatTTCTCGATAAGCTATGATTTATAACGGGAAAGAGTTGTAAAGGTTATCAGCGCTGATTGATAGGCAAATTCTCGGTCAGGGCCTGtctattcgttccttttcggTTTTCTAGTCAATCACGATAACGACCTCCCCCACGAATACAATGAATGtttctatcatttttttctctctccgtaaTAAATAAGTCCAACAAATTCACGCTACACTGCGAACTCGACAATTGTATGATGCAAACGTCGCGTGATATTTCCAGGCAATCTTGTGTCACTATTTCATAATCGTCGTCTGAGCGTCTCTGATGTTtagtatcgaaaaaattttgatagacataataaaaattgtacgttgaacggaaaatttatgatttgtTCCTGTGTACCCCGTGATCAAGCTCACGGTgtacttgatttttttctatctcatTGATGTATTTAGATGaacgtgataaaaccaaaaaaataatttcgtcaTTATACTCGTGGGATTCTTGAATAACGAAAATCGGCCTCGCCTAGActtatttgaattttgctatttttcctCGTTACTTTGATCGTCGAGTCAATTATCTCGTCAATCTTTGGACGTTCTTTGAAACCCTCGAAGAATtattggattgaaaaatttcggaaaaacgaTAGACAACAGGCTCATTTCGTTAGTATTGCTtttcaatgtgaaaaataatttgcggTAAATTCATCGATTATTTATCGGAAGTATGTTTAGCATTCTGCAACACACTTGGATTGTAATAATCATCATCACCGTCACATGACTAtcgacgataaaaaataattgaaaagttcCTTACctgcattgttttttttcgtgtcaCACGAGGGAGATGTCTGCGCTCCTCTGTTTAGAGTGGTTCGTAaatagaaacgaaaaataGGGTTGAACTTTCAGCAGATCGGgatctataaaattttatgaattttaatatCACGAGTTGTCGGAACGTCTCATAATGACGTAGCACTACTTTAAAGTTGGTTCGAACGTCTCGGTATTGTTCCCGATCGTCGAACGTCTGAGACGCGAATCCCGAAGCGTCAGAGTAAAGTTGTGTGGTTCACGAGCCTCGTATTATTGGCAATCCAATCGCAACGGGCGAATATATAAGCGTGCTTGAATTTAGTGACATTTGAACAGTACGTAGTCTCTAATCTTATTGAATCAGATGGACCGATGGCGCGACTGAAGCATTTGAAAATAtcatgttttttctctctgtgaCCTCAACTGTTTAGTTTTTCTTGATTGGTTGTATTTCAAGAGATAACGCAGACCACACGCGAAACCCGTTTTTTTAGGTCTTTCAAAACAACAGAAATTCGGCGCCTATTGATCAAACAAGGGcctcttgaaaaaacgtaattACTTTGAGCatataatttattcaacgtCTACGCGGTGTTATCTCGTTTTGAGCTGCGCATACTCCCTAAATTTACTATTCGAGTTTGCTATTCTTGTTTTCAATGGCTGTTAGTTTTTCAGCTTCTTTGCCTTCATAAATTCTTTTCTGGTATCATTTCACGTGGCAGCCGAAAATATTAATCAGGccaatttacatttttctgaCAAgcagaatatttttcgattcgaACCACCGCAGAGCTTTTATAAGGAGCATACTCTCTTTTGAATCGCAACAATTATTTCAGTCACAATATACGTtcgattacatttttttttcaccgatatcctttattttttaaattactcacttatttattattcatgtTTCCAGCACTCGGTGAGGTGGTACGAAAATTTGGCCACACGTGTTCTCAtcgacaattttcaaaatccgcgttatattaataaataacgtGAAGCATGTTGGTCTGCACAGTTATGAACTTACTTTTTATTGTTAATTCGAATCAGAAATGGTGTCGACGGAGATTCTTAACGACTGGTCATAGCTTTGGAAACTCGAATATTCGACTCAACAATTGTGGATACC includes the following:
- the LOC122412879 gene encoding facilitated trehalose transporter Tret1-like → MASTISEVPKPSRWSVVWPQWLAAVDVFMLSIVVGMIGGWSSPYLAKFAGPDSELAATDAEASWVAAIIGLGRIIGAMFGVLSVDQFGTKASCLYCAVPLVLGWACLLMANSIVLVYVSRILSGLGMGMYYSTFPLYIGEISDPSIRGSLVGLITQGLPVGNVLGNIVGAYTPMWIFSCVSLVPNLLFIGSFYIKPESPHYLVLKGRNEQAKASLEWYNRGVDMSEELETIKQFTAFKGSVTYMDKFREIAQPVNRKAIMLVNVVYILVQLSGLWTMAFYMEIILKNAGVTVVAPSTVVIIVGVLGIVAGWSTTYTNDACGRKIMLSLSSFGVALALVTLGADYQLLNLGYDSKHPVLQWLPILSIIGFQMSLAIGIMPVPSTLISEMFPPNIKSMATCLINMTSAAFAFFTSKTYQPMVDFFSEKYVFWFYAALMLLLTLYTWLVLPETKGKSLPEIQLMLTKRRESMAMKKKSIAIISNGSYA